Within Schumannella luteola, the genomic segment GGCCTTCTTCTGGTCGAAGCGGGCCGGGTTCGGGTTCACATCCCTGATGTCGAAGGCCTCGATGAACTCGGCCGTCGTGAACACGTCACGATCGGCCGCGATCGACCAGCCCAGCAGCGCCAGGTAGTTCAGCAGCCCCTCGGGGATGAACCCCCGATCGCGGTGGTGGAACAGGTTCGACTCGGGGTCGCGCTTCGAGAGCTTCTTCGATCCCTCGCCGTAGACGAGGGGCATGTGCGCGAAGCGCGGGATGAAGTCGGCCACCCCGATCTCGATCAGCGCCAGGTACAGCGCGATCTGCCGGGGCGTCGACGACATGATGTCCTCGCCGCGGAAGACGTGCGTGACGCCCATGAGCGCGTCATCCACCGGATTGACGAGCGTGTAGAGCGGGGCGCCGTTGGGCCGCACCACCACGAAGTCGGTGAAGCTGCCCGCCGGGAAGGTCACGTCGCCGCGGATCAGGTCCTCGTACGACAGGTCGCTGTCGGGCACCCGCAGGCGCAGACTCGGCTGCCGGCCCTCGGCTCGGAAGGCCGCGCGCTGCTCGTCGGTCAGATCGCGCTCGTGGTTGTCGTAGCCCTGACGCGGGTCGCGACCGGCGGCACGGTTGCGCGCCTCCATCTCCTCGGGGGTGACGAAGCTCTCGTAGACCTTGCCCGCATCCTTCAGCCGCTGGATCACGTCCTGGTAGATGTCGCCGCGCTGCGACTGGCGGTACGGGCCGTTCGGTCCGCCCTTCTCGACGCCCTCGTCCCAGTCGAGGCCGAGCCAGGTGAGCGCCTCGACCAGCTGCTCGTAGCTCTCCTCACTGTCGCGCGCCGCATCGGTGTCTTCGACGCGGAACACGAGCTTGCCGCCCGTGTGCCGGGCGTAGGCCCAGTTGAAGAGCGCCGTGCGCACCATTCCCACGTGCGGGGTGCCGGTGGGCGAGGGGCAGAAGCGGACCTTGACGTCAGGTCCGGTGGCGGTGGTGAAAGGCAGGGCTGACATCGAGGTCAAGGGTAGTGCGGGCGGGGGCTCAGTACTGCTCGACGTACTTGCCGTAGGCGAGATCGTCCGTCACGAACACGTAGCCGACGCCGGTGCCGAGCTCGAGCTGCAGAGCGAGGCGGTCCACGCGACCGCACTCGGGGAACTCGTCGTACTGCAGGAAGGCCGGGGTGCCGCCCACCTTCTCGGGCGCGATGCTGGACCAGACGTCATCGCCGACCCCGCCATCCGCTTCGGGCACGAAAGCCGGATCGAGCTGAGTCGCCAGCTTCGCGACCTCGACCTCGTCGTGCCGCGTCGGCCCGGTCCGCAGCGGCCTCGTCGGCACGACCGGCGAGCCGCCGGGCTGGATGACGACCGCGCTCTCGCCCTGCTCCGGGTCCCAGGTCGGCAGCCCGGGTGCGGCGCTCACGAACAGGTAGGCCGTGTGGCCGGCGCCGCCCGGCACCACATCGTCGTTCAGCGCGATCTGCGCGACGAAGGTCATCGGCGTGCCGAGTCGGCGGCTCGACGGCCACTGCGGGGCCGCGCGCCAGACCGGCTGCCCGCCCCGGCTGGTCGTGCTCGACGTCACGCGCCCGTCACGCCAGGTGATGTAGCCGGCGCGGCGCGGCAGGGAGGGGTGCACCGGCAGCGCGCGAGGACACGAAGCCGTGTGCGGCGCGAACGGGGCGGCGGGCACTCGCGACGGCCGCGAGTTGGGCGTCGGCATCGTGAGGTCGGGATCGTCTCCGGCCGGGTCATCGCTCGGCATGACGCTGGGCTGAGCGGAGGCGCCGTCGAGCACGAAGACACCCCAGCTCTCGGAATCGTCATCCGAGCCGGCGGAGGAGCATCCGCTCATCCCCACCATGACGGCGACGAGGGCCGCCACCGAGATCATGAGCCGATATCCGGTTCGCACGGGGCCAGGCTAGGTGCGACGACCGCCGGCGGGGACCCCCGCGTCCGGGGTACCGAGCGCGCAGGGCGCGGTCGGGTGGGGCGAGAGCGGGGTCGGGTCAGCGAGCGGCGGATCCGCTGATGACCGCGACGTCCCCGGCGGCGCGGGCGCGCCAGAGCAGGAGGGCGACGGCCGCGGCGACGAGGGCGATCGCGGTGAGCGCGAGACCCGGGTAGCCGAGGCCGGCGAGCACGGGGCCGGCAAGGGCGCCGCCGAGCGCGCCCGAGGAGCTCATCACCAGATCCGCGCGGCCCTGGGTGCGGGTGCGCCGGTCGGCACTGGTGGAGGCGGAGACCATCGCCGAGGCCGAGACGGTGGAGGCGCTCCAGCCGAGCCCGATAAGGATGAGCGCGGCGACGACCGCGCCCTCGACCTCGCTGCCGAGCGCCGCCAGCACCAGAGCGAGAAGCAGCGTCCCCTGGCCGAGCGCGATCACCGCGGTGCGTCCGAGTCGGTCGGCGAGCACGCCCCAGAGCGGCGAGAGCGCGTACATGCCCGCGACGTGCAGGCTGATGGTGAGTCCGACGATCTCGAGCGTCGCGCCGCTGTGCGTGAGGTGCACCGGCGTCATCGCCATGACCGAGGCCATCGTCGCGTGACTCAGCGCGAGGATCGCGATGCCGATGCGAGCCGAGCGCGGATCGTCGCGATCGATGGCGGGGGCGGGGCGGGATGCCGGTGTCGACGCGCGCGCGGAGGACGGCGGCTCGGCGGACTTCGGCGGTCCGGCGGGCGAGCCCGCCGCATCCACCTCGGACGACGACGCGAGATCGGCGGCGGGATCGGCGGCAGCACGAGCGGCGGTCGCGTGCGCGAGAGCGCGGGCCAGCCGCAGCGGGTCGGGGCGGAGTCCGAGCG encodes:
- the gltX gene encoding glutamate--tRNA ligase; the protein is MTSMSALPFTTATGPDVKVRFCPSPTGTPHVGMVRTALFNWAYARHTGGKLVFRVEDTDAARDSEESYEQLVEALTWLGLDWDEGVEKGGPNGPYRQSQRGDIYQDVIQRLKDAGKVYESFVTPEEMEARNRAAGRDPRQGYDNHERDLTDEQRAAFRAEGRQPSLRLRVPDSDLSYEDLIRGDVTFPAGSFTDFVVVRPNGAPLYTLVNPVDDALMGVTHVFRGEDIMSSTPRQIALYLALIEIGVADFIPRFAHMPLVYGEGSKKLSKRDPESNLFHHRDRGFIPEGLLNYLALLGWSIAADRDVFTTAEFIEAFDIRDVNPNPARFDQKKADSINGDHIRMLQPDDFEARIAPYLAGYVENPPTAAQQAILREAAPLIQERIIVLGESRDMLAFLFTPDAEIEFAPDALPKNADEAKLVLESSTAALEQLTSFGRVEIEEALRVALIEGAGLKPRVAFGPLRTAVSGRRISPPLFESMEILGKESTLARLERFRQTL
- a CDS encoding MFS transporter, whose amino-acid sequence is MSSSPSELPMAVDAVRVHRRTRSVLVAGQVLSGLGMGSTLSAGALLATLVSGSEAWSGSATTGSTVGSALAAIPLAALAQRAGRSSALASGALTAALGGVLGILAALWSLFPLLLIAFVLIGVGTAVNLQSRFAATDLSAPSTRGRDLSIVVWATTLGAVVGPNLISAGNRLGLSLGLPELAGPFLLTIAAQAVAAVIYALGLRPDPLRLARALAHATAARAAADPAADLASSSEVDAAGSPAGPPKSAEPPSSARASTPASRPAPAIDRDDPRSARIGIAILALSHATMASVMAMTPVHLTHSGATLEIVGLTISLHVAGMYALSPLWGVLADRLGRTAVIALGQGTLLLALVLAALGSEVEGAVVAALILIGLGWSASTVSASAMVSASTSADRRTRTQGRADLVMSSSGALGGALAGPVLAGLGYPGLALTAIALVAAAVALLLWRARAAGDVAVISGSAAR